A genomic stretch from Juglans microcarpa x Juglans regia isolate MS1-56 chromosome 3S, Jm3101_v1.0, whole genome shotgun sequence includes:
- the LOC121258131 gene encoding B3 domain-containing transcription factor VRN1-like, whose translation MEVQTRTRRTAVVFDRDHQRPSSSRSRSCDRARPHFFKIILPYSMDDMKLRLPAKFVREFGDELSTVAVLTVPNGCSWKVGLEKAENMIWFHDHGWEDFVHHHSIQKGYFLVFRYEGDSNFHVIVFDLTATEIMYPSNGDHEKMTQNPKLGNQVEIIEADSSVEESGQRNLDKNEMSTELHDDHQLFTKQEENTEMRSFSDVSSRRRIIRSRVKEMAKQAAAMFKPRNPHFISILRQYNLTNAFVPLPRGFATKYLSGKRAIELEDCEGKQWHCVCRRTNGTNAPSRMGKGWNAFWKTHNLKVGDACVFELIKKNGVVLKVSILPGA comes from the exons ATGGAAGTTCAAACGAGGACTCGCCGGACTGCAGTTGTCTTTGACAGGGATCATCAGCGGCCGTCAAGTTCTCGGTCGAGGTCATGTGATAGAGCCCGGCCacactttttcaaaatcattctCCCCTATTCCATGGATGACATGAAACTG AGGCTCCCAGCAAAATTTGTTAGGGAATTTGGTGATGAACTGTCCACTGTTGCAGTACTCACTGTTCCCAATGGTTGCAGTTGGAAGGTGGGATTGGAGAAAGCTGAAAACATGATTTGGTTTCATGATCATGGCTGGGAGGATTTTGTACATCATCATTCCATCCAGAAAGGCTACTTTTTAGTCTTCAGATACGAAGGGGATTCAAACTTCCATGTTATTGTCTTTGATCTGACTGCTACGGAGATCATGTATCCCTCTAATGGAGATCAtgaaaaaatgacccaaaatcCAAAATTGGGAAACCAGGTTGAAATCATTGAAGCAGATAGTTCAGTCGAAGAATCAGGGCAGCGCAATTTGGACAAAAATGAAATGTCTACTGAATTACATGATGATCATCAGTTGTTcacaaaacaagaagaaaacacagaaatgagaagtttttctGACGTGTCttcaagaagaagaatcatAAGGTCCAGAGTAAAAGAAATGGCAAAGCAAGCAGCCGCAATGTTCAAGCCTAGAAATCCTCATTTCATCTCGATCCTTCGGCAATATAATTTAACCAACGCTTTTGTG CCATTGCCGAGGGGATTTGCTACGAAGTATCTAAGCGGGAAAAGAGCTATCGAACTTGAGGATTGTGAAGGAAAGCAGTGGCATTGCGTGTGCCGTCGCACCAATGGTACAAACGCGCCTTCAAGAATGGGAAAGGGATGGAATGCATTTTGGAAAACCCATAATTTAAAAGTAGGAGATGCTTGTGTCTTTGAGCTGATCAAGAAGAATGGCGTTGTGCTGAAAGTTTCAATACTTCCAGGTGCCTGA